The genomic DNA TGCGCGTGTCGGCTCTACATACATGAAGGCGCCGCCTGACAGCCCGACCCGGTCTTGCGACAAGCCGCCGATCGCGTCCAGCACACCGCGCGTTTCAAACCCGCCTGTGTCTGTGACGACCTCGGCCTTCGCGGTCCACTCGCGCCACGCCATGACATGCGGGCCATCCCCTTCGGCAAGGGTTTCCGGACCCGTGCCCTCGTCTTCGAGCACGGTCGCTGCCAGCGTCAACATCGCGCCGATATCCTCGGCGATTTCATCTGCATCCGCTTCGGCGCAGGAGGACCGCAGGATGAGCCCGTGAGGCGCCTCGCCCATCGCATCATGCGCGATCTCGAGCAACCGGTCGCGTTCGGCCTCGTCCTTGACCGAACGGCTGATGTTCAGCCCCGGCGCATCGGGCGTGACAATCGCGTAGCGGCTTTTGAACAACAGCTTTTGTGTGACCGGGATCGCCTTGCCGTCTTCTGCATGACCCGACACCTGTACCAGCAACTGTTGTCCGGGGGCGAGGCCCTTGACCTGACGCAAGAACGCAGCGCCATCGGGGGTGCGCAGAAACATACCGCCCTGCCCCTTTACCGGCCGGTCCGCGACGGCGCGGTAAATGGTTCCCACACGGGGCAGATCCTCGGCATCCACCAGCAGATCCTCAAGCTGGCCATCAACCATCAGTGCCGCCGCTTCGGCGTCGCCCAGATGGTCCAGAACAATCGTGCGTCCCTTCATTGCGTATCTCCAAACGGGTAACCTGCCGCGCGCAGCAGCGTTGCGGTTTCGGCAAGCGGGAGCCCCACGATGCCGGTAAATGAGCCCGAGATCCAAGGGATCAAAGCGCCGGCAGGTCCCTGGATCGCGTATCCGCCGGCCTTGCCCTGCCAATCCCCGGTGTCGAGGTAGCCGTTCAACTCATCGGCGGACAGGACTTTCATGCGCACGGTGCTGACCACGTCGCGCGCCCACGTGCGGTCGCCCCGCTTGACCGCGACGGCGGTAATCACTTTGTGACGTCGCCCCGACAGGCCGCTCAGAAACCGTTCTGCTTCGGATCGATCGGCCGGCTTGCCCAGAATGCGCCGTCCAAGCGCAACCGTGGTATCGGCGCATAGCACGATATCGTCAGCATCAGCCGCAACGGCCGCCGCTTTCGCCTGCGTGATCCTGCTGCAATAGGGGCGCGGCAGCTCGTTCTTCAGCGGGTCTTCGTCGATATCGGGCGGGGTGATTGCGTCCGGCACAACGCCAATTTGCGCCAGCAATTCCTTGCGGCGCGGCGATCCTGATCCGAGGATGAATCTCATCTTGTCTCCTCGCCCCGGCAGGCCGCCGGGCGTGGGGTTATTTGAAACGGTAGTTGATCCGGCCCTTGGTCAGGTCATAGGGGGTCATTTCGACCTGTACCTTGTCACCTGCCAGAACACGGATCCGGTTCTTGCGCATCTTGCCTGCCGTATGCGCGATGATCTCATGGCCGTTTTCCAGCTCGACCCGAAACGTCGCGTTAGGCAGGAGTTCCTTCACAACACCGGGAAATTCGAGCGTATCTTCCTTGGCCATGGTCTCTCCATACTTACAATCGCCCCCAATTGCGGGGACACGCGCCTAAATGAGCGCATCCGCACCTTTTTTCAAGGGGTTTTCAACCAAGCGGGACATTTGGCGCCGTACCGTCACGGCCTGCCT from Sulfitobacter sp. S190 includes the following:
- the infA gene encoding translation initiation factor IF-1, which translates into the protein MAKEDTLEFPGVVKELLPNATFRVELENGHEIIAHTAGKMRKNRIRVLAGDKVQVEMTPYDLTKGRINYRFK
- a CDS encoding nucleoside triphosphate pyrophosphatase, coding for MRFILGSGSPRRKELLAQIGVVPDAITPPDIDEDPLKNELPRPYCSRITQAKAAAVAADADDIVLCADTTVALGRRILGKPADRSEAERFLSGLSGRRHKVITAVAVKRGDRTWARDVVSTVRMKVLSADELNGYLDTGDWQGKAGGYAIQGPAGALIPWISGSFTGIVGLPLAETATLLRAAGYPFGDTQ
- a CDS encoding ribonuclease E/G, with the protein product MKGRTIVLDHLGDAEAAALMVDGQLEDLLVDAEDLPRVGTIYRAVADRPVKGQGGMFLRTPDGAAFLRQVKGLAPGQQLLVQVSGHAEDGKAIPVTQKLLFKSRYAIVTPDAPGLNISRSVKDEAERDRLLEIAHDAMGEAPHGLILRSSCAEADADEIAEDIGAMLTLAATVLEDEGTGPETLAEGDGPHVMAWREWTAKAEVVTDTGGFETRGVLDAIGGLSQDRVGLSGGAFMYVEPTRALVAVDVNTGGDASLAAGIKANMACARLLPRALRLRGLGGQITLDLAPMPKKDRRPFETALRAAFKSDDVDTALVGWTPLGHYELQRKRVRIPLSEVIS